In Lysobacter luteus, a single window of DNA contains:
- a CDS encoding polysaccharide deacetylase family protein, translating to MAKPDLHRVPRHPHAWAVVLVLSQLAVAALWWRLGWPVGLPAMLATHAVFLWGVLVPDSGLFSPVLKRLPTSEPVVWLTIDDGPSEQTPAVLDLLDAHGAKATFFVVGERAQARPELLREIARRGHGIGNHSHSHPQAWFWALGPAAMRRQVADAQAAITAITGTAPHWFRAVVGMANPFVSAPLRTHGLARVAWSARGFDAVAADPDAVVTRIERGLSPGAIVLLHEGARHGRNLEVLALLLRRLDALGYRTVLPEAGAEADQWLEKTREAEMETARFPGPPP from the coding sequence ATGGCAAAGCCCGACCTGCACCGCGTCCCACGCCACCCGCACGCCTGGGCCGTGGTGCTGGTGCTGTCGCAACTGGCGGTGGCCGCGCTGTGGTGGCGCCTGGGCTGGCCGGTCGGGCTGCCGGCGATGCTGGCCACCCACGCGGTGTTCCTGTGGGGCGTGCTGGTGCCCGACTCGGGCCTGTTCAGTCCGGTACTGAAGCGTTTGCCGACCAGCGAGCCGGTGGTCTGGTTGACGATCGACGACGGCCCGTCGGAACAGACGCCGGCCGTGCTCGACCTGCTCGACGCGCACGGCGCGAAGGCGACGTTCTTCGTGGTCGGTGAGCGCGCGCAGGCGCGACCGGAACTGTTGCGCGAGATCGCCCGGCGCGGCCACGGCATCGGCAACCACAGCCACAGCCACCCGCAGGCCTGGTTCTGGGCGCTCGGCCCGGCAGCGATGCGGCGGCAGGTCGCGGACGCGCAGGCAGCGATCACCGCCATCACCGGGACCGCCCCGCACTGGTTCCGGGCCGTGGTGGGCATGGCCAATCCGTTCGTGTCGGCGCCGCTTCGCACCCACGGATTGGCGCGCGTGGCCTGGAGCGCGCGCGGCTTCGACGCGGTGGCGGCCGACCCTGATGCCGTCGTCACCCGGATCGAGCGCGGCCTGTCGCCAGGTGCCATCGTGCTGTTGCACGAGGGTGCGCGCCACGGTCGAAACCTCGAGGTGCTGGCGTTGCTGCTGCGGCGCCTCGATGCGCTCGGCTACCGGACCGTATTGCCGGAAGCGGGCGCGGAGGCCGACCAGTGGCTCGAAAAAACGCGGGAAGCGGAAATGGAAACGGCCCGGTTTCCCGGGCCGCCACCGTGA